The segment GGAGTTGGCCGCCTGCGGTGGCCTCAAAAGCACGCCACAGCCCGCCGATGGTGTGAACTATGCTCACAAAATTGAAAAAGCCGAGAGCCTGATTGACTGGAGCGAAAGCGCCGAAGTCATCGCTCGCCGTCTGCGTGCCTTCAACCCCTTCCCCGGTGGTTCTACCAGTCTGGGCAGCGAAGCCATCAAGGTCTGGGGCGCTGTGGCCGAAGAGGGTTCAGGCGCTGCAGGTACCGTGCTGTCGGCAGATGCACAAGGCGTGCGCGTGGCCTGCGGCAGTGGCGTGCTCAATATGACGCTGCTGCAACGTGCAGGCGGTAAGCGCTTGGCCGCAGGCGATTTTCTGCGCGGCTTTGAGCTGCCTGCGGGCTCTGTGTTGGGTGAAAACTCCACCGCTGTATGACGGCCCATGCGCTCACGCTGAGCCAGCGTGCGAAAGCGATCGTTAAAGATACTTTCTTCTGGCTGGGCGTCAAAGAAATGAGCGGCCCGGCGCTGGGTATTGCGGCTTGGGGCTTGGTCACCGGCGTGGCCATGGTCAAAAGTGGCTTGTCTGTGCCCCTGGCGCTATTCATGGGCTTTACGGCCTATGCGGGTAGCGCCCAGCTGGCCGTTTTGCCCTTGATTGCTGTGGGCGCGCCGCTGTGGGTGGTTTGGTTCACTGCAATCTGCGTCAACCTGCGCTTTGTCATCTTGTCGAGCATGTGGCGCAGTTATTTCTCGCACTTGAGTCTGCGCCACAGGGTGACGGCAGGCTACTTTAGTGGCGATGTGATTTTTGTGAACTTCATGCGCCGCTACCCTGAGGCCAAGCCTCAGGCCGAGCAAGTGCCTTATTTCTGGGGCGCGGCCATAACGAACTGGCTGGCGTGGCAAATTCCGTCCACTTTAGGCATTTTCCTGGCCGATCAAATTCCGCTGTCTTGGGGCTTGGGCTTTGCAGGTGTGCTGGCACTGCTCGGCGTGCTGCTGTCCATGCTCAATGACCGTGCAACCTTGGTCGCTTCTGTTGTTGCATGCACAGCGGCGGTGGCAGCATTTGCGCTGCCGCTCAAGCTCAATATTTTGGTGGCGATTGCAGCGGCGGTGGCCGCAGGTTTGATGGCTGAGCAAATGCAAAAGCAGGCAAGCCAGCTACCGGCAGTCGCGGATAAAAGCAGCGACAAGGAGAGCAGGCCATGATGGGTGATATTTGGGTCGTCATCGCCTGCATTGGTCTAGCGGTCATCACCTTTGTGACACGTGCTTTTTTCATGATCCCTGAAAAAGAAGTGCCGCTGCCCAACTGGCTCAAACGCGGCTTAAAGTACGCGCCACTGGCTGCGTTGGCAGCGGTGATTGCGCCTGAGATGCTGATGAGCAACGGCCAGTTAATCAGCAGCTTTGCCGATGCGCGCCTGCCCGCGTTACTCGCTGCGGTGCTGTACTTTTTTTACAAGCGCAGTATTTTGGGAACCATCGCTTTAGGAATGGCAATCTATCTGCCTTTGCATATTGGACTGGGCTGGTAGCCTGATCGCTAGATATACAGGAGCTGCGTGCTCCTGTTTTCTTTAGCATCACAAGAAAAAGCTCTGAAACCCAGTTACTACAAGCACCTCATGCTCCTGTTTTTGAGTTGAGTAAATCTGTGAATGCATGTGGTTGCCAGGCTTCACACTTAAAATAGCGACAGATTTTTTGTTTTTTAACCTTTGTATGGGCGACTTTACGAGTCGCTTTTTTGCTGCATGAACATCATCCGCTTCTCTGATCTGTGCGCCCAGGACAAAGTCCAGGGTCAACGCGTTTTCATCCGTGCCGACCTGAACGTTCCTTTGAACGATGCCGGTGAAATCACCGAAGACACCCGCGTGCGTGCCTCGGTGCCTGCGATTGAAATGGCACTCAAGGCCGGAGCCGCTGTGATGGTGACCAGCCACCTGGGTCGTCCTACTGAAGGCGAATTCAAGCCTGCAGACTCGCTGGCTCCCGTGGCCAAGCGCCTGTCCGAGCTGCTGGGCCGCGAAGTGCCTTTGATCGCGAATTGGGTGGACGGTGTGCAAGTAGCCGCAGGCCAAGTCGTGCTGCTGGAAAACTGCCGCGTGAACGTGGGCGAGAAAAAGAACAAGCCCGAGCTGGCCCAGAAGCTGGCCAAGCTGTGCGACATCTTCGTCAACGATGCATTTGGCACCGCTCACCGCGCTGAAGGCACCACCTACGGCATCGCCGAATACGCACCTATTGCCTGCGCTGGCCCTCTGCTGTCAGCTGAAATTGATGCGCTGAACAAGGCTTTGGCTGCGCCCGCACGCCCTCTGGCCGCCATCGTGGCGGGCTCCAAGGTATCGACCAAGCTGACCATCCTCAAGTCACTGGCCGACAAGGTGGATCAGCTGATTGTTGGCGGCGGCATTGCCAACACCTTCATGTTGGCTGCGGGTCTGAAGATCGGCAAGAGCCTGGCCGAGCCCGATCTGGTGGCCGATGCCAAGGCCGTGATCGACGCCATGGCGGCCCGTGGCGCCAACGTGCCAGTGCCTACTGATGTGGTGACGGCCAAAACTTTTGCAGCAGATGCACCTGCCACCGTGAAGAAGGCCACTGAAGTGGAAGACGACGACATGATTCTGGACATCGGCCCAGAAACTGCCGCCTTGCTGGCTGCGCAACTGAAGAAGGCTGGCACCATCGTCTGGAACGGCCCTGTGGGCGTGTTCGAATTTGCTGCGTTTGAAAACGGCACCAAGGTAATTGCCCAAGCGATTGCTGAATCCCCCGCCTTCAGCATTGCTGGCGGTGGCGACACTCTGGCTGCTATCGCCAAGTACGGCATCGAAGACAAGGTGGGCTACATCTCCACCGGCGGCGGCGCTTTCCTTGAAGTGCTGGAAGGCAAGACCCTGCCCGCATTTGAAATTCTGCAAAAGCGCGCAAATGCTTGAATTTTGACTAATTTTTAGTCATATAGGGCTGTAGTCTTTATAAATAAAGGACTACTTGCTATTAAAAAAGGATCGATTTATCGATCTTTTTTTTTGCTTCTGATGACAGCAATGACACATTAAGTAGGCAAAGGTAACTTGATACAGTAAGTGATTGGCGATATTGCCAGAGTCGCTTAGCATTCACCTTCCGTTGATGGGGTTTCCCTGACGTGAATGAATTCGCCTTATTCCTGAGCGACCTGTATTGCAAATAAAGAGTGCCTACTCTGAGCGCAGTCTCGGTTGCCGATCTAACGATTGCTTATGTCTGCTCCAACATTTAAGGACTTGTCAGCGTTGATTGACGCAATGACAACGTCAGTGGCTACTGATACCGCGCAAAGCATGCTCACTGCGGCTCAGTGGGAGTTACTGGTGCCGTATCTGCAACCGATTACGCTGGCGGCGAGTGAAGTGCTGTTTGCCGAAGGTGCGCTGGATCGCAACCTTTACATGGTGGAATACGGCTCGTTGAGCGTTCACTATCAGGATGCGAAGGAAAGAATTCGTCTTGCGCTGGTAGGGCCCGGCTCTATCGTGGGAGAAGGCGCTTTCTTTGCCCACCGCCCGCGCCGCGCCACGGTTCAGGCGGCAGCGGCCAGTCGCTTGTGGTGCCTGACTGCTATGCGTTTTTCCGAACTTGCCAACCGCCAGCCTGTTTTAGGTCTGGCCTTAGTCACCATGGCTGGTCAAGTGCTAGCCCGCCGCGCGGGTGACAGCCGTCGCCGCGTTGCAAGCACTTGAAGCTTGATATTTAGCGGCTTGCTCAACGTTTGTGTTTGATCAATGTCGGACAAAAGCCAATACTTCGGCAAATACTGAGATTTAGATCAAGCTCAGAGGCAGAATGTGTCTTGTTGTAAACATTGTTTGAATGAGTACTCTAATGTCGCTGTTTCGATGGTTTTCTCGTGAGTCTCGCCAAGGCGCTGGCCCGCAAGCGCCTCGCCGCGAAGATGAGTCGAGTGCGCGCCAAACTCAACGCAGAGAACGCTCTACAAGGCGTGAGCAACTGCATGTCATCGTGCGTGAGGCGATGGTGCGGGTTGGCATTCTTTCGGCTGGCTATAAATTCAAGGTGCTTTCGCTGGACAGCAGCGGCCAGCGCTTTGTCGTCATGGTCGACTTAGCCCCTGCCTATGCTGCAGACACCTCGCAGCAAAGAAGCATTGAATCTTTGATTGCCGAGTTGGCCAGAACCCGCATGGATGCGGGCGTGCATGCAGTTTATTGGCGCGTCAATGGCCAAATTCAGACCGCACAAGTTCCTGACTCAGTCAAACCCAAAGGAGGGCTTGTTGCTGGTACTGCTGCGTCAGCCAGCGTACAACCAGCGCTTGGCGGCCGCGCCTTCGAGCCGATTGAC is part of the Comamonas sp. Y33R10-2 genome and harbors:
- a CDS encoding Crp/Fnr family transcriptional regulator, coding for MSAPTFKDLSALIDAMTTSVATDTAQSMLTAAQWELLVPYLQPITLAASEVLFAEGALDRNLYMVEYGSLSVHYQDAKERIRLALVGPGSIVGEGAFFAHRPRRATVQAAAASRLWCLTAMRFSELANRQPVLGLALVTMAGQVLARRAGDSRRRVAST
- a CDS encoding AzlD domain-containing protein, translated to MMGDIWVVIACIGLAVITFVTRAFFMIPEKEVPLPNWLKRGLKYAPLAALAAVIAPEMLMSNGQLISSFADARLPALLAAVLYFFYKRSILGTIALGMAIYLPLHIGLGW
- a CDS encoding AzlC family ABC transporter permease; the encoded protein is MTAHALTLSQRAKAIVKDTFFWLGVKEMSGPALGIAAWGLVTGVAMVKSGLSVPLALFMGFTAYAGSAQLAVLPLIAVGAPLWVVWFTAICVNLRFVILSSMWRSYFSHLSLRHRVTAGYFSGDVIFVNFMRRYPEAKPQAEQVPYFWGAAITNWLAWQIPSTLGIFLADQIPLSWGLGFAGVLALLGVLLSMLNDRATLVASVVACTAAVAAFALPLKLNILVAIAAAVAAGLMAEQMQKQASQLPAVADKSSDKESRP
- a CDS encoding phosphoglycerate kinase; the protein is MNIIRFSDLCAQDKVQGQRVFIRADLNVPLNDAGEITEDTRVRASVPAIEMALKAGAAVMVTSHLGRPTEGEFKPADSLAPVAKRLSELLGREVPLIANWVDGVQVAAGQVVLLENCRVNVGEKKNKPELAQKLAKLCDIFVNDAFGTAHRAEGTTYGIAEYAPIACAGPLLSAEIDALNKALAAPARPLAAIVAGSKVSTKLTILKSLADKVDQLIVGGGIANTFMLAAGLKIGKSLAEPDLVADAKAVIDAMAARGANVPVPTDVVTAKTFAADAPATVKKATEVEDDDMILDIGPETAALLAAQLKKAGTIVWNGPVGVFEFAAFENGTKVIAQAIAESPAFSIAGGGDTLAAIAKYGIEDKVGYISTGGGAFLEVLEGKTLPAFEILQKRANA